One Saimiri boliviensis isolate mSaiBol1 chromosome 5, mSaiBol1.pri, whole genome shotgun sequence genomic window carries:
- the SNURF gene encoding SNURF protein: protein MERARDRLHLRRTTEQHVPEVEVQVKRRRTASLSNQECQLYPRRSQQQQVPVVDFQAELRQAFLAETPRGG from the exons ATGGAGCGAGCAAG ggaTCGCTTACACCTGAGACGGACTACAGAACAGCACGTACCAGAGGTGGAGGTCCAAGTCAAACGCAGAAGGACTGCCTCACTGAGCAACCAAGA GTGTCAGTTGTACCCAAGACGTTCTCAGCAGCAGCAAGTACCTGTGGTGGATTTCCAGGCTGAACTGAGGCAGGCATTCTTAGCTGAGACACCAAGAGGTGGTTAA